In Pseudanabaena sp. ABRG5-3, the genomic window GCATCTTTTGGACTAGCTTTCAATGGTGATTTTTTTCAGCTTTGGCGGCGCGTTGATGGCTTGGTAATGCCTCTAACCGATATCCAAAGATTTAATGCAGAGAGTATTCCTAAGCTAATGCAACAGCTTGAATACTGCTTAAAAAATCCTCGTAGAGCTTTAGTTACCTCAGTTTGGAACCAAAAGGGCGGCGTATCTAAAACCACTAACACGATCAATTTAGGAGCAGCTTTAGCTGATACTGGGAAAAAAGTCTTATTGATCGATCTTGATGAACAAACTGATTTAACAATCGGAGTCGGTCTAAATCCAAATCACTTTAATGACTGGATACTGGACTGTGTTGAAAAAGTTGATAAGAATAAATTCGATGAAGCTAAAAAAATTCTCTCAGAAGTTATTCAACATCGAGTATTTCCGACAACAGATCGTACACAGTTGAAAATATCTGTACTTCCTATTGGTTCAGAATCTCTAGCTGCTTTTCGTGACAAAAAAGATATAAGGCAGATCCAAAGCTTTAAAAAAATTATTCAGATACTTGTATCTGAATTCGATTACATCTTTATAGATACATCCCCTGCTGCTGATAGTCTTACTAGATGTGTTTTATATAGCAGTGACACAACTTTGATACCTATAGACTACGGTAAAAAATCAATCCATCATGGTGTAAATACTTATCACGGCATCGCTAAAATTAGGAGTACAAGATCTCAAGTTGAAAAAATTCATTTAGGTACATGGAATTTAGGGTTAGTTTTTAGCAATTGCCCTCCAGATAGCGGCTCTACACTGGATAAATTTATCGATGAAGAGCTTAAGATAAAGGGGTTTTCAGGTCGTAAATGCAAAACCGTAGTTAAAACCTATGCACAGACTAAAATTGCAGAATTTAAACATATGCCTGTTGTTTGCTGGTCAAACTCTCCCATTACAAAATGCTATAAAAATCTTGCTGAAGAGATTTTTTTAAAACATAACTTTATAGATGATTAAGCTATGCCAATTGTTGAAGAGCTATCACTAAATGAATTAGAGCTAGGAGAGATTCTACGAATTCCTAGTGAATTTGTTGAAACAAAATCTAAAGTCAAATTAAACGCGACTTTAGTAAAAAGTCTTGCAAATAAATTAAAAGCTTCCAATAAAAACATTCTGCCAATCATAGTTAAGCAGAAATCTGAAGATGAATATGAAGCGATACATAACACACTGATTCTAGAAGCTGCAAAGCAAGCAGGGCTAGAGTTTGTTTGGTGTATTGCTGTCGATAACCAAATGGAGACTCAGATTCTTGCTGAAACTGGCGAGTTATTCCAAGTATCACTACTCGACTCATCAGAGAAAGAAATTATCGAAGCTCTAACTTTTGCAAGGCACACAGGACAGCACTCAAAAAGCTAG contains:
- a CDS encoding ParA family protein → MAKNYQELIKRWEQIPKNYAEASLESDLISVLFASLGLKFDQIETTPQIGQGLKPDRLVYSDADKTKPPVLVFENKKRVQNLADATDEDFLKLCKQHPLYRESVGYKDKPNNNGIRQYLDTDVVSPEKLASFGLAFNGDFFQLWRRVDGLVMPLTDIQRFNAESIPKLMQQLEYCLKNPRRALVTSVWNQKGGVSKTTNTINLGAALADTGKKVLLIDLDEQTDLTIGVGLNPNHFNDWILDCVEKVDKNKFDEAKKILSEVIQHRVFPTTDRTQLKISVLPIGSESLAAFRDKKDIRQIQSFKKIIQILVSEFDYIFIDTSPAADSLTRCVLYSSDTTLIPIDYGKKSIHHGVNTYHGIAKIRSTRSQVEKIHLGTWNLGLVFSNCPPDSGSTLDKFIDEELKIKGFSGRKCKTVVKTYAQTKIAEFKHMPVVCWSNSPITKCYKNLAEEIFLKHNFIDD